CAAAACTTGCTTAATTTCCACATCTGTTAAATGCAGTAATTTTTTCAAGTGCAAAAAAGTATTTATTTCATCTTCGTCAATTACGTGGTCTTCCAAACAATGGTGAATATATTTTCTAAACAAGTCAAGTCGAAGAGCTTTGAACTTTTTATTTAATTTGAGTTTGTATTTATCCGCTATTTCTTGAATTTGCTCTAAACTTACTTTGGTCAAGTCATCTTCATTTTCAACAAAAAGGTTGTTGATTTCAATCAGAGCGTTTTCTTTCGGTGTCCTTTTCAGAATTTTTCCGATTAGAGAGGGCTTCTTGTTTTCTTTAATTTTAAATATGCTCATTGGCTTGGTTTAAATTGCATACAACGGTTTGCGTATATGACTTGTGGCGGTTTTCGAAGTGCTTTCTTGTCGGCTTGCACCAAACTTACTTAAAAGCAAAAAACTTGAATTTACCACTTTCCCCGCCATAAGTTATATACGCTGTTAGCGGTTCGGTGTTTATCAAAAGTAATTTAGGTCTTTTATTTCCACCAAAAATCAAATACTTGGGTGGTATCTTTTAGGTAAACCACTTCGCCAATTTTTGGGGTTGCAATGTTTAGGTTTTCTGTTTTATTAAGCTGTGTTAGGGTTTCTAAAGGGTCGTCCCAATTGTGATTGGCCATTTTAAATTTAGAAGAGTGTGCAGGCAATATGCGCTTGGCTTTTAAATCTTTGGCAGCTTGTATAACGTCTTCCGGAAAATTGTGAACCGCTCGCCAAGCAGATTGTACTGACCGTTATCTAAAATAGCAAAATCAATTGTTGCATATTTCTTCCCAATGGTCGCAAAATGACTATCGTAACCACTATCTCCACCTACATAAATAGTCATCGATGGTGATTTAATTAAAAAGGATGCCCAAAGGGTATTGTTGCGGGAAAATCCTCTGCCCGAAAAATGCCGAGCAGGCTCGCAATGAATGCTTAGGTCGGTGCCTTGTTGTGTGCTTTCGTACCAATTTAATTCGATGATTTTATCTTCGGGAACGCCCCACTTTTTAAGATGATTACCTACCCCTAAACCAACTATAAACTTTTCTGCCTTTTCTTTTAGATGGATTATAGTGGGGTAATCTAAATGGTCATAATGGTCGTGGGTAATGATAAGGTAATCGATTTTGGGAAAATCTTCTGCTTGATAAATATCCGTTCCCGCAAAGGCTTTGTTGGTACCGGGAACGGGAGATGCATTGCCGCTGAATACAGGATCTACCAAATAGGTTTTTTGGTCGAGTTGCATAAAATAACTGGAATGACCGAACCAAACAAGAACATTTTCCTCAATTGCTAAACTTTTCAAATCGGTTTTAATGGTAGGTAATGTTTTATCAGGAATAGGGTTAGAAGGTTTTTCAAATAGTTGCTCTTTTATCACTTGTGTCCAAGAATAATTAGGGGTAAGCATCGGTGTTGGACTGATATTTTGAAATTTACCATCCTTATAATTAGAGAGTTGTTCATATTTTTGCCTGTCATCTTTGGTTGGAGAAGCCCCAAATTTATCTTGTTGCATAAAAAGCCAAAGAGCAAGAATTAAAATGGAAACTATTACAATAAATACAATCATCACTTTTTTTAATTTTCGAAAAAACTTGTTCATCTTTTTTAGATAGAAAAATTTGATTCATTTAAATTCTTGAAAAAGCCAACACATCTAATCTTTTCCAGAAAGCTTATCACTATTTTCTTTTATTAATTTGCTAAAAACACAACGGGCAACTACTACGGGATTTTCTTGGTGGTCTTGAAAAAGTTGAATATCCACTTTAACGATGGTTTTCCCATCTTTAATCACTTGGGCTTTAGCTTCTATATC
This genomic window from Flavobacterium sp. CS20 contains:
- a CDS encoding MBL fold metallo-hydrolase, giving the protein MNKFFRKLKKVMIVFIVIVSILILALWLFMQQDKFGASPTKDDRQKYEQLSNYKDGKFQNISPTPMLTPNYSWTQVIKEQLFEKPSNPIPDKTLPTIKTDLKSLAIEENVLVWFGHSSYFMQLDQKTYLVDPVFSGNASPVPGTNKAFAGTDIYQAEDFPKIDYLIITHDHYDHLDYPTIIHLKEKAEKFIVGLGVGNHLKKWGVPEDKIIELNWYESTQQGTDLSIHCEPARHFSGRGFSRNNTLWASFLIKSPSMTIYVGGDSGYDSHFATIGKKYATIDFAILDNGQYNLLGERFTIFRKTLYKLPKI